atgaaaaaacaaaacaaaatactagggcttccctggtggctcagtggttaagaatcctggggacacgggttccagccctggtcggggaagacccaaccccacatgccgcggagcaagaaAGGTGGGAACTTGGCATAGTCACTCCGCTAGGGTAGGACGGTGCAGATGTCTTCCTGGTCACCGGCCTCCGGTTCCCCTAACCCCGTGAAAGAAGCAACCCAGGGACGATCGAGGAGGATAGAAgagtgagggaggaagaagggggggcgggggtggagagagggggtGAACTCTGAGTAAAATGAATCAacaaaaccctgagaaaaccgaaGGAAAAAAGCGGAGCCTGCTGAGGAGACGCGGCGGCGGCAGCTTCGGCTTCAACGGCAGCCGCCATGGCGATGGCGGCAGCGGGCCTACAAGAGACGGCAGGCCGGGCACCTGACGGAGCCGGTGTCGAGCGGCTTCACCGAGTTGTAGTGCTCCCCGCACATGGAGTAGCTCCTGTAGACCAGGGTGAGCGGCTTCTTGGTGTACTCCTCTCCGAAGACGACGGCGGGCGAGTTGCCCTGGATCACCTCGATGGGGGTCTGCAGGACGTGCGACAGGGCCCTCAGCTCGAGCTGGCCTCCACACGACGCGCTGAACACGATGTCGTCGCAGTAGCTCAAGAAGTCGTCGCGGCTGCAGGCGTCGCCGGTTTCGGGGTCGCTGTAGAAGGGCAGGAAGTCCTCGACATGCTTCCGCATGTACTCGGCGGTGCACCTCCGCAGGCCCTCCACGGTCACGGAGAACACCAGCTGGTCTTGGATGGCGCGGTACATGCAGTGGCCGTCGGCCGGGATATCCTTCATCTCCAGATTCCTGGCCCACAGGATGGCGTCGAGCTTCATTTCCTCGTCATGGCGGAAGCTGGCCAGATGCTCCATCTCAGCCTTGGCCATCctctcctgcctttctctctcgAGGGCCACCTTTCTTTCGCGCCTTCTCTGTGCCCTCGAGAGGTGAGGAGGCTTGTCCTCGAGATCCAGCTTGCCCAGATCTTCAGTGACTGAATCGAGGTTGCTCTTATCAGGGAAACTCTCCTGGAACTTCTGCAGCTCCTGCTGGTGCTTCTGCTCCATCTCGGCCTCGAGGCGGGCCACATCGAGGAGCAactgctttcttctcttcttgtcgCTCTTGGGGACCGAGCTCTTCATGCCCTGAATGTGGGCCTGCAGCTCTGCCTTCTCGCGCTTGTGGCGTCGTAACATCCGCTGATGCTCACTCTGTGAATCTTCCATGATGTTTAAGGGCAGGCGAGAATCGAAGTTTGGTGGCTGAAGTACCGCTACAGTTCGCGTCAACAGTCGAACCACCCAACTGGCTAGGGCTCCTCAGCCTCCCGTGGCGGCTGTACTCTCTTCCCCTCACCCGCGGTTGCCCTCACTCTATTAACGGCCCTCTCTGCCATTGGCCACTGTCTCTCCACGGCTACGCCTCCTAAACACTCCTGGCACTAGGATTGGCTGTTGGGAGACACTACGTATGCCCCCATTAGACCCCGTAGCAAGGGGTGCTTCCGGTTTTAGCGGGGTTCCTGTCCCGGATGTAAAATCCCGCCTTGGTGCATTATGTGCAGCAACTGAGCTTGTGGAGATTTTCGTGGGCTCTGAACTGCGTACTTCACTTCCTAGCCTGAACACAGTGCAGACACTGGTCGTGCTTGAGAATCACATGACAAATACTGCTACACCAGATGAATGTGCTCTGACACCGGACTTCCCATTGCTCCCAGTGTTCAGGAGGCAATGTGGCTCTCTCCAGTTCTTTAGTTGCCTTGACTGATGAACCCTTAATTTTGTGTATCAGAACAAGATATTTCCTTATGTTCCTGGGAGCACAGAATCCTTTCAGTTTAGGCCTCAAATCCACCCTGTCCCATCTCAGTGTGAGAAAGCAACAACCTTAAAGTTCACTACAGCTGAGCAGACTTCGTCTTGTGCCAACAGAATGCACCTACCCTAAACTCCCCTTCTCCTGGGTTCCCAGCTTCCAAAATGGGCTCCCATGAAGCATGACAGTTGGCCTTCATCAAGCCACTTCCTTCTGATTATTCTGAATCTCTAAAAGttctaaaacataaaagaaagtaaaataaaatccctaAGCTCTTTCAAACATGCTCTCATCCTGCCCCACTCTGCTCATCTGTATCGTGAATTCCCAAACAGGAAGGCTCTTGAGACAACCTCCTCCctgttacaaatgaggaaagtggaCATTTGTCCAAGtttttacatatatcaaaacttcaGTCGTTTTTATTGCTAACTAGGATTCCATGATATGGATGTACTGTAGTTCacttaaccattcacctgttgaaggacatctgggctgtttccagtttggggttgtTACAACccctgctataaacatccatataCAGGTGTTTTGTGTGAGCACAaggcttcatttctctgggaaaaaaatgcccaggagtgcaatttctgggtcatattataagtgtatgtttagtttGTGAAGaagctattttccacagtggttgtaccattgtgcgttctcaccagcagtgtatgcgGAATCAGgtgtctctgcatcctcaccagcatttggtgttgtcatcattttttatttttagtcattctgatagatgtgtagtggtctcattttacaaattactTTGCAGCTTCGTTTTTCTAATGAGTACTTAAAATATGAAGCTACTTTTAGGAAAacactgaattaaaaattttttttaacttgcattaTTCATTATAATGATTTTCTGTGTTTCAAGAAAGATTTTAACTTTTAATCAGGCTAGCTATTGTGTATGGAGGTAGCGCTACcatactgaaatttttaaaatttaacatttagaGCAAGcctgttagggaaatttttattCACTGGAGAAAAGTCATGGCTAattgttttttcattaaaaaaagaaaagcatttgcaattttaaatgatgtttttcttaatttaaaaaggtCTTTTGTTTGCAGAAAAGAATACTACAAAATGATTTTAATGAGTCTCACAGTATCTAGGAATctttacactgattgatttttattgaaatacaatataaaataaaactgtaatatatGCTCACTGTCAATAATCTGGAGAAATTAAATTCCATAATTCTCCTGGGAGAAAACCCCagttaaccctttttttttttttttttttttgcggtacacgggcctctcaccgttgtggcctgtcccgttgcggagcacaggctccggacacgcaggctcagcggccatggctcacgggcccagccgctccgcggcatgtgggatcttcccggaccggggcacgaacccgtggcccctgcatcggcaggcggactctcaaccactgcgccaccagggaagccctctgttaacattttgtgtttattcttgCCATGCCTATTCTACTCAAATAGAACtgttaaacaaagaaacaacagaCCCAAAATGAAGTCACGTGTGCTATGCCCCACATCAGTAAACCAAGACTTAATACGTAACCAAATTGCAGTTTTAGCCCATCCCATGAAAGTGACTTTAACCAGTCAGTCTGGAATTTCCTGGCCAGCACTAGTGAGGTAGTCTGCCACATAGACCCCTGCCTTCCCCAAAAGGAAGGTGACCTCTGTCTGAAATAACCCCTTATTTTGTTGATGACTTCTCTGTCCCACCCCTTCTCTGCCTTTCAAAACCTTCCGTTTTGTACAGTTCCTTGGAGCTGCTCTCtgcttgctagatgggatgctgtccGATTTGTGAATTGCTGAATAAAGCCAATTGATCTTCAAATTCACTCAGGTGAATTTTGTTCTTTAACAGAACTCTAAGCGGTGCTCCCTGCCATCCTGTCTGCCTATCGCCCTCCCCACCTTGGCCTCTGGGGACCTCCCTTCTCTCTTCAAAGATCAGTGAGGGAAATACATCAAGGCTAAAAATTTGACCTGGCTCAAAGTAAAaagtcaaaacaacaaacaacgaAGCAAAACAGAAAGTTCTTAAATTTCAAAGTTTCTGCGGCAATTTCTTTGTGTCACCAAGGTTTAGTGGTTCTGCTTTTAGACAAGGCATTGTAGTGGGCCTCAGGTCTCTGCATCAgtagaagcagaagaaagaaacagaaactgctttgcaaatgatgcaaaacTCAAAATCCATTGTGGGTCCgatttcaggaaaaaattataCTGCTTTTAATGGAATTAATGATCCCCTCATCTTagcaatgaaggaaggaagggccaGAGAGGGGGAGTGTTGGGCTGATGGTCACACTGCAGAATTCCACGGCTGACTCGTCTGTGTCACGTTTCCCACCGCACTGTGCTGCTGCCACACGCAGCCTTGACATGACTCTTGGCTGTAAGTCAGGCAGAACAGTCCCAACATAGCTTCTGGGGCCATCGGGAGGAATCCCTCATGAAACGGTTGTAAATTCATCTATGAGATTCAAAGAGACCTTGTACGTGCCCTCCGACAATGCCCACGTGTGAGCGAGAGACTCTTCATGAGCTCTGCAAGCCTGAAATCGCCTTGTAAAGGTGGAGGGCAGGCCTGGAGAGGAGAAATTCCTGCGGTGGAACACACGTGCATCTGCCCCTAGGGCCTGCCTCCTCCTTGGCCAAAGCAAAGAGCCTGTTCAAGCAAACTCAAGTGGGTTTAAAGAAACACACTTATTTTTCCCTGAAAAAGTAAtgtgttcgggcttccctggtggtgcactggttaagaatccacctgccaatgcagtgcacacaggttcaagccctggtccaggaagatcccacatgcctcggagcaactaagcccgtgtgccacaactactgaagctcgcgcgcctagagcccgtgctccacaacaagagaagccaccgcaatgagaagcccgcacactgcaacaaagagtagcccccgctcagggcaattagagaaagcctcgtgcagcaacaaagaccctacaaagccaaaaacaaaaaaaagaaagtaaaaatctcatAATCTCACAATTCAGACTTCACAAGTCACTGCTGACATTTGGCTTGTAGCTTTTTAGTGTTTCATTTATGTATGCATGTATCTGTATGTATATTactgtataaatgtatatgtatacatatgtatatataatatgattcttattatagtaaaataaatacaatttaccattttaagcaaAAGATGTGGAATTTAGACTTTACTGTCTCTGAGGATTATTTGCTTTCCTTGAAAGCAGTGGGATGTGTGTATGACAAAGAGACAGGCTGTGAACTGTGGTCAAATAGTTACCTACTAGAGAACTACAGGAGGAAGGGTGTAGAGCCCTCCCTGCACTGTCCTGCTGAAGCTCCTGTCTTATTATTATCAACTGAAAAAATCTGAGCTTGGTGACTACTGATGGGTGACACACTCTTGTCTTGCTactgctgttatttatttatttatttggctgtgccatgtggcttgtgggatcttagttccctgaccagggattgaactcgggcccttggcagtgaaagcgtggagtcctaaccactggaccacccgggaaaTCCCGTACTGCTTTCATTCTTAAAATttgattatatacttaaaattttaaactctatttatattttgaataatcaGTGCTTTTACACCCTATTCTCAGCTGCTGAGTTGGACTCCTTGAGTTTCTTGTGTATCCTTTCTAAGATAGTCTGTGCTCACTCATATGCTCCTTTCAGTTTGGCTCAGAGGTACAAAAAGCTTTAGTGTACAAAGGTTGTATACGTGAAACTGGGGACACTCTACTTGATTGGTAATTGAAGGGATTTTTAAGGGCCTATCTCAGTGGACCTTTTCCTGGGATACTCCAGCCAGAAACCAGGGAATAACCTCTGATCCTGTCTTTGTCTTTACCCTCCtcataaaacaaatgttaattcTACTCCCAGCGTCCATCACTTTGGTCCCCTGTTCTCTCCCTgctgccacagccccaggccaCGTCAGCCGTTGTCTGTCatggatgaaaagacagcctctcaaATCAGCTTCTTGCCTCCAATCTCTCTCCTTGCAATCCATTCTTTCCCCTAAGATTCCTTATCTCTAAAGCATAGCTCTGATGTCTCATTCCTTctgaaaaacaaacttttaacGGATTCTACTGCCCCTAGGGTAACATTCTAACTCCTGAGTACAGAAGATTTTTTTCCACAAAGGACGGAGCAAGTGGCAGAAATATTCTCTCTTCTCGGGTGTGGCTGGTCTCTGAATCTGGGCCCTACAGGAAGGCAGCTCATGATCAGAAACTCATGACTGGGATCAGAACCCGGTTACTCCCAGGACCCCTCAGggatgcttgcattcctgggaatgGACAAACACTCATTCACATCAGACTGCCACAGGCCCCCGAGTTCTCACTTACTCCTTAGAGAGCCCACTCCCCAGGGGCTAGAATACCCCGAGTAGCCCGTTCTTGGTTTCAAGGTAGCTGAGAAGCCCAGATAAAGCGGCTTCGTGGACATGGGAAAACACCGCTGCCGCTACCCATTTCCTTCCGCTTTTGTTTCAAACAAAATTCTGACGTGATTTTGCAAGAACTTTGAACTCACCTCCAATTCCAGGAAAGCCTTATTAGCCTCTTCCTAGGAGGTGACTCAATTTGGTGATGAACCTTGGTGGCTTCACCTCGGCCACCCTGGTCAATGCAGTCCCTCCCCCGCCAGCTCCCACAGATGCAAGATGGCAGGGGCTCCGGATTTTGTTTCTCACAGGTTCAAAGGAG
Above is a window of Mesoplodon densirostris isolate mMesDen1 chromosome X, mMesDen1 primary haplotype, whole genome shotgun sequence DNA encoding:
- the LOC132481661 gene encoding OTU domain-containing protein 6A-like, with protein sequence MEDSQSEHQRMLRRHKREKAELQAHIQGMKSSVPKSDKKRRKQLLLDVARLEAEMEQKHQQELQKFQESFPDKSNLDSVTEDLGKLDLEDKPPHLSRAQRRRERKVALERERQERMAKAEMEHLASFRHDEEMKLDAILWARNLEMKDIPADGHCMYRAIQDQLVFSVTVEGLRRCTAEYMRKHVEDFLPFYSDPETGDACSRDDFLSYCDDIVFSASCGGQLELRALSHVLQTPIEVIQGNSPAVVFGEEYTKKPLTLVYRSYSMCGEHYNSVKPLDTGSVRCPACRLL